In Trichoderma asperellum chromosome 1, complete sequence, a single window of DNA contains:
- a CDS encoding uncharacterized protein (EggNog:ENOG41) produces the protein MNSKGNDHSGSLRTYQPAPNLVFDVVPINPIDTTNLVKPFVITYSLYFTGYLDPVKLHDSLELLILRKYRILGARLTSALDSFYVPRAKSFSRDTLPAVVFTSNNRGQTSVATVNPSLPHLDTLSDRITLHPGVNSLRALVPAVGTPEQYCPNPNQPELNPPMLKVHVETFSDATIISVRGPHIFNDAKGFERILADWATAVNSDVEDAIGPATLGWNPLSGLGDRHNLANDAANIPLGWSSIVGAAEKQFLENFKKEMESEPRAKYMSFHFPSSEITRLRSEAQGVADRVRLSENDVIFAFLARAWASSCSASPSTLAHLVFPLDLRFMLPERYGPDPSSYIHNAVFAVPLLHTFTVGQLRTMSLGAVAMEVRKTVQQLTKEGLERTVDWVLANPEQNPVPRGVDGLFFGVSSWRKMKFLDIHFRGALQGGGDGKLTRIWGSGSSAAGARRICMVESDDGEGGLWCSVELPEGDWDRGQFKDIERRGG, from the exons ATGAACTCCAAAGGAAACGATCACAGCGGTTCTCTTCGCACCTATCAGCCCGCTCCAAACCTCGTGTTCGACGTTGTGCCCATTAATCCCATTGATACGACGAATCTTGTTAAACCTTTTGTCATCACTTATTCTCTGTATTTTACTGGATATCTAGATCCCGTTAAACTACATGACTCTCTGGAATTGTTAATATTGAGAAAGTACAGAATTCTCGGAGCAAGACTG ACATCGGCATTAGACAGCTTTTACGTTCCTCGTGCGAAATCATTCTCGCGCGACACCTTGCCTGCGGTCGTATTCACTTCAAACAATCGTGGTCAAACAAGTGTCGCAACCGTCAATCCTTCTCTGCCGCACTTAGATACTCTATCGGACCGCATCACTCTTCACCCTGGAGTCAATTCTCTTCGAGCTCTGGTTCCTGCTGTGGGGACTCCGGAGCAGTATTGCCCAAATCCCAATCAGCCCGAACTGAATCCACCAATGCTGAAGGTACACGTTGAAACGTTCTCCGACGCGACAATCATAAGTGTGCGTGGCCCTCATATATTCAACGATGCCAAAGGATTCGAACGAATCCTTGCAGATTGGGCTACTGCCGTTAATTCTGATGTGGAGGATGCGATAGGGCCAGCAACGTTGGGATGGAATCCTTTATCAGGGCTCGGTGACAGGCACAATCTAGCAAACGACGCCGCAAACATACCACTAGGATGGTCATCCATCGTGGGCGCCGCTGAGAAACAATTCTTGGAGAACttcaagaaggagatggaatCGGAGCCTCGGGCAAAGTATATGTCGtttcattttccttcttctgagATCACCCGGTTACGATCAGAAGCTCAAGGGGTTGCGGATAGAGTCCGACTGAGTGAAAACGACGTTAtcttcgccttcttggcCCGTGCTTGGGCCAGTTCATGCTCTGCATCACCATCCACTCTTGCTCACCTGGTGTTTCCGCTTGATCTGCGGTTTATGCTGCCAGAGCGATATGGGCCAGACCCTAGTTCGTATATCCACAACGCCGTTTTTGCAGTTCCTCTCCTGCATACCTTCACAGTAGGGCAGCTTCGAACCATGTCTTTGGGGGCTGTCGCGATGGAGGTGCGAAAGACGGTGCAGCAGTTGACGAAAGAGGGGTTAGAACGGACTGTCGACTGGGTACTTGCCAACCCGGAACAAAATCCTGTCCCTCGCGGTGTCGACGGATTGTTTTTTGGGGtgagcagctggaggaaAATGAAATTCCTGGATATCCATTTTAGGGGAGCTCTCCAGGGTGGGGGTGATGGCAAGTTGACACGTATATGGGGAAGTGGGAGcagtgctgctggagctcgaAGAATATGTATGGTCGaaagcgatgatggcgaaggTGGGCTCTGGTGTTCGGTAGAATTGCCCGAAGGAGATTGGGACAGAGGCCAGTTCAAGGATATTGAAAGACGGGGAGGCTAG
- a CDS encoding uncharacterized protein (EggNog:ENOG41) — MAPTWTRLIRFVAEEDGHIHLGQVDSDTLDVGIAAFEGIPIFARLIEGSLYDGVVSDTTMTVKHLLPPIPTDQKSIIRCLGLNYRDHAKESNMPIPDVPVLFFKPPHALMGPWPEKIRIPRFVQDGSSDYEAELTLVISKTGKNIAEEDAFDHVLGYTCGNDVSARTEQFKSSQWSFSKGLDASAPIGPVLVSQSAIGDPHNLSIRAIYNGAVVQDSNTSQMIFSIPKIISFLSQGTTLEQGTIIMTGTPPGIGCKRDPRICLRDGDDIRVQIGKIGTLINAVYYEK; from the exons ATGGCGCCTACCTGGACTCGTCTCATTCGGTTCGTggcggaagaagatggacaCATCCACCTTGGACAGGTGGACTCAGACACCCTAGATGTTGGTATTGCAGCGTTCGAAGGCATCCCAATTTTCGCGAGGCTGATTGAAGGGTCTCTGTACGACGGGGTTGTCTCAGATACGACCATGACCGTTAAACAC CTCTTGCCTCCGATTCCGACTGACCAAAAGAGCATCATTCGTTGCCTCGGGCTCAACTACCGCGATCATGCTAAAGAGTCCAATATGCCGATACCAGATGTACCGGTGCTGTTCTTCAAGCCTCCGCATGCTTTGATGGGTCCTTGGCCTGAGAAAATCAGGATTCCAAGGTTCGTACAGGATGGATCCAGCGACTATGAAGCGGAGCTCACCTTGGTAATATCTAAGACGGGCAAAAACATCGCAGAGGAGGACGCATTTGACCACGTTCTCGGATACACGTGTGGAAATGACGTTAGTGCTCGCACAGAGCAGTTCAAAAGCAGCCAGTGGTCGTTTTCTAAGGGACTGGATGCGTCCGCACCAATAGGCCCCGTCTTGGTCTCCCAGAGCGCAATTGGCGATCCCCACAATCTCAGTATCAGGGCCATATACAACGGAGCTGTTGTACAGGACTCGAATACCAG TCAGATGATATTCTCCATCCCAAAGATCATTTCGTTCCTATCGCAAGGAACGACACTGGAGCAGGGAACGATTATCATGACCGGAACTCCGCCAGGGATTGGATGCAAGCGAGATCCTAGAATCTGTTTGCGTGATGGGGATGATATAAGGGTTCAGATTGGAAAGATTGGGACGTTGATTAATGCAGTCTATTATGAGAAGTGA